TTTGGCTGCAGTTTGAAAGGGACTGTGGGGAAAAGAGGTTTCTGGGCTGCCCTGTGGCACCCTCTCCATCGTCCACGGCGGAGGCTAGTTCCCACCAGAGGAAAGGACCCCTGGAGTGGCGAGGGTGTGGCTTGAGCCGAGGGACTGTGTGGATCGGATCCATTTTCTCCAATTCTGGAATCTTTCTAAACTCCTCGGCTTGTGGCTCAAAGCCCCAAGGCGGACCAGAGATCAAGTCAATGTAATCTCGGAGTTGGTGAAGTGAATCGCTGGTATCACAGCAGTCCCTCGATCAAAACCACACAGGCTGGTCACTCCCCCTGGGGTGGAGTGTCCCACGCCTCACAATGACACCCTAAAAGGTCCTTTAGCTCCGACGGGAGCCGCACTGCACCCCGCTCACTTGGGCGCTGCGTTGCTCTGTTGCTGCTGCTCCGCCAGGGCCTGCTGCATGCGCATGCGCTTGCGGGAGTAGTGCTGCCAGTGCAGGAGCTGCTGCTCGTCGATGAACTTGGCACACTGCCCGTTCACCAGCTCCTTGCGGAAATGCTCGTACTGCAGCAGCTCCAGCATGTGTAGGCTCTGCGGGTACCTggggcaggagagagagagagagtgagagagacagacaggggtCAGTTCACAAGCGAGGCAGGCCTGGACCTACAATTGCAATTCTGAATTCATTGCAATTGCAATGTAACTATATTTGCAGCTGAACCTTGCCACACCTGTGTAACTGCAGTTGCAATTGTAAATGATGCC
The DNA window shown above is from Acipenser ruthenus chromosome 24, fAciRut3.2 maternal haplotype, whole genome shotgun sequence and carries:
- the LOC117430624 gene encoding mediator of RNA polymerase II transcription subunit 31, whose translation is MASAMESEEQARIRFQLELEFVQCLANPNYLNFLAQRGYLQEKPFVNYLKYLLYWKDPEYAKYLKYPQSLHMLELLQYEHFRKELVNGQCAKFIDEQQLLHWQHYSRKRMRMQQALAEQQQQSNAAPK